Proteins co-encoded in one Verrucomicrobiia bacterium genomic window:
- a CDS encoding PAS domain-containing protein translates to MENPARSLSDSSPAPMFVINSEERMVYANQAAAQTLGAERPEQLFGKHPLALIHPDFHAIVKERRRRVLEEGEKSPLIQEKFVRLDGKVIDVEVATMPTTFEGRSAIHVVFLEAGERRKSEVESSRTAQELTNLIDTANAPIFGIDRKGRVTEWNRKAVEITGYEKHETLGRNLVEEFITKEYKASVKEVLDKALKGHETANYEFPLYTKERERREVLLNATTRRDMQGNIIGVIGVGQDITERKKAEVESARIAQELTNLIDTANAPIFGIDREGRVTEWNRKAVEITGYEKHETLGRNLVEEFITEEYRVPVKGVLDQALMGVETANYEFPLYTKGRERRDVLLNATTRRDMQGNIIGV, encoded by the coding sequence ATGGAAAACCCAGCCCGTTCGCTTTCGGACTCGTCCCCGGCGCCGATGTTTGTTATCAACTCGGAAGAGCGGATGGTGTACGCCAATCAAGCCGCGGCTCAGACACTCGGGGCGGAACGTCCGGAACAATTGTTTGGGAAACACCCCCTCGCCTTAATCCACCCTGATTTTCACGCCATTGTCAAGGAGCGTCGGCGCCGGGTGTTGGAGGAAGGAGAGAAATCTCCTCTGATCCAGGAAAAATTCGTGCGCCTGGATGGAAAGGTGATTGACGTGGAGGTGGCGACGATGCCGACCACCTTTGAAGGCCGGTCCGCCATCCATGTAGTTTTCTTGGAAGCCGGCGAGCGTCGCAAATCGGAAGTGGAGTCATCCCGCACTGCCCAGGAATTGACCAACCTGATTGATACGGCCAACGCCCCCATTTTCGGTATCGACAGGAAAGGGCGGGTGACCGAATGGAACCGCAAAGCGGTGGAGATTACCGGCTACGAAAAGCACGAGACTTTGGGCCGCAACTTGGTGGAAGAGTTCATCACTAAGGAATACAAGGCCTCCGTGAAGGAGGTTTTGGATAAGGCTTTGAAAGGGCACGAGACGGCCAACTATGAGTTTCCTCTCTATACCAAAGAGCGGGAGCGTCGGGAGGTTTTGCTGAATGCCACCACCCGGCGGGACATGCAGGGGAACATCATCGGGGTGATCGGCGTCGGCCAGGACATCACCGAACGGAAGAAAGCGGAGGTCGAGTCGGCCCGGATTGCGCAGGAATTGACGAACCTCATTGATACCGCCAACGCTCCCATCTTCGGCATCGACCGGGAGGGGCGGGTCACCGAGTGGAACCGCAAGGCGGTGGAGATTACCGGATACGAAAAGCATGAAACGTTGGGGCGAAACCTGGTGGAGGAATTTATCACCGAGGAATACAGGGTTCCCGTAAAAGGGGTTTTGGACCAGGCCTTGATGGGGGTGGAAACCGCGAACTACGAGTTTCCCTTATATACAAAAGGGCGGGAGCGGCGGGATGTTCTCTTGAACGCCACCACCCGGCGGGACATGCAGGGGAACATCATCGGGGTGAT
- a CDS encoding HYR domain-containing protein, translated as MGITPVTCTANTALCGIQTCSFTITVNDIFPPLLVCPPNQTANASPGRCDAVVSYPAPTATDNCPKTTVSCTPPSGSTFPVGVSTVTCTATDSSGNKSTCSFTVTVKDNQPPQLVCPPNQNVNCTPAQCAAVVSYTTPSASDNCPGATVVCVPPSGSAFPVGTTTVRCTATDKSLNTTACSFTITVRDNLPPVLSCPPNLTLPAGKDSCGAIANFSIPVATDNCPDVTVTCVPPPGSFCGIGTKPVICIAKDLAGNADTCSFTVTVIDTLPPVIVCPPNQTVNASGNCAAVVTYPPPTVIENCPPATVSCSPPSGSTFQAGTTTVVCIAADNGGRKDTCSFTVTVKDTQPPTIACPPNQTANAGPGCEAIVSYPAPTVSDNCPNPTVSCNPPSGSSFPIGTKTVVCIATDKSGNKDTCSFTVTVRDNQPPTVVCPPNIILSAGKDSCGAIAIYTTPVAVDNCPGASVLCVPPSGTFCGIGAKPVVCIATDASGNKDTCSFTITVKDLLPPVLVCPPNQTANASQGQCAAVVSYPPPTVIENCPPASVNCTPPSGSSFPVGNSTVVCIATDNAGNKDTCSFTVIVKDNQSPIVSCPPNQTTNAGGGQCAATVQYPLATLSDNCPGGTVSCVPPSGSSFPVGTTTVVCIGTDVSGNKDTCSFTVTVRDNQPPSIACPPNQTVGAGANCEAVVSYPSPTVSDNCPGATVNCAPSSGSTFQVGTSTVVCIATDKAGNKDTCSFTVTVRDNQPPQIACPPNQTANANGQCVAVVSYPPPTASDNCPGSVTVNCTPPSGSSFPVGNTTVLCIAADASGNKDTCSFTITVRDNQPPSIVCPPNQTVNAGANCVAVVTYPGPTVSDNCPDVTFNCIPPSGSPFPVGTNTVVCIAVDKSGNKDTCSFTVTVRDNQPPTVICPPNLTLVAIKDSCGAILTYTIPGAIDNCPGSTVVTCVPPPGTFCGIGTKPVICIAKDLAGNADTCSFTVTVKDIVPPVVICPPNQAVNANGQCAAVVTYPPPTVIENCPPATVSCTPPSGSTFQVGISTVVCIATDNAGNKDTCSFTVTVRDNQPPQIVCPPNQTVSAEANCLTVVTYPPPTVSDNCPEVMFNCVPASGSTFPTGTTTVVCIAVDKSGNKDTCSFTVTVNDNQPPQIVCPPNIVLPAIKDSCGAIAVYTPPVAVDNCPASVEVDCIPPPGSFCGIGITTVKCIAKDKSGNADTCQFTITVQDLLPPVVVCPSGVTLQVGSDCGAIAIYTPPVAIDNCGPVTVECTPPSGSFCGVGVTVVTCTATDKHGNKTTCGFNITVEDVTPPVVVCPSGITVHTSNSAGAICVYTPPVATDNCPPATVECSPPSGTFCGIGITLVTCTATDKHGNKSTCGFAITVVLNGGAPPSPVIDSVTPNAGKVDVCWSAVPDKDLKEYRVYRDTTDNFGTSKLIGHTAATQYKDSTPNVGKRLYYRLTAVDSAGNESQPSEAASTFFGKKGDLNFDGQLTPMDLVILMDCLHNGTGDCSLEIGDVNCDGELFPSDLILLLRAVFDGESLPC; from the coding sequence GTGGGAATAACGCCAGTCACCTGCACGGCAAACACGGCTTTATGCGGAATACAGACCTGCAGTTTCACCATCACGGTTAACGATATTTTTCCACCCCTGCTCGTCTGTCCGCCGAATCAGACCGCAAATGCAAGCCCTGGGCGCTGTGATGCGGTCGTTTCATATCCGGCACCCACGGCTACCGACAACTGTCCAAAAACCACGGTCAGTTGCACCCCTCCTTCCGGTTCTACTTTCCCGGTGGGGGTGTCGACGGTCACCTGCACGGCCACGGATTCTTCCGGAAATAAATCGACCTGCAGTTTTACCGTGACGGTGAAGGATAATCAGCCGCCGCAATTGGTCTGTCCGCCCAATCAGAATGTGAATTGCACACCGGCACAGTGCGCGGCGGTGGTTTCTTATACGACCCCCAGCGCATCGGATAACTGTCCGGGGGCTACGGTCGTTTGCGTTCCTCCTTCCGGCTCCGCTTTTCCGGTGGGAACCACGACGGTCCGGTGCACGGCTACGGACAAATCCCTAAACACGACTGCCTGTAGCTTTACGATAACGGTGCGCGACAATCTGCCGCCGGTACTCAGTTGCCCGCCAAATCTTACTTTGCCGGCGGGCAAGGACAGCTGCGGAGCGATTGCCAACTTTTCCATTCCAGTCGCCACGGACAACTGCCCGGACGTTACGGTTACCTGCGTCCCGCCGCCCGGCTCTTTCTGCGGAATAGGGACCAAACCGGTCATCTGTATTGCCAAAGATCTGGCCGGCAATGCGGACACCTGCAGTTTTACCGTAACAGTCATAGACACCCTGCCGCCGGTGATTGTCTGTCCACCGAATCAAACGGTGAATGCCAGCGGCAATTGCGCAGCGGTGGTGACCTATCCGCCTCCAACCGTAATTGAGAACTGCCCGCCGGCCACGGTCAGCTGCTCGCCTCCTTCCGGTTCCACCTTCCAAGCGGGTACCACAACGGTGGTCTGTATTGCGGCCGACAACGGCGGAAGGAAGGACACCTGCAGCTTTACCGTGACGGTCAAGGATACCCAACCGCCAACAATTGCCTGTCCGCCGAATCAAACGGCCAACGCAGGACCCGGCTGTGAGGCGATAGTTTCGTATCCGGCACCGACCGTTTCGGACAACTGCCCGAATCCCACGGTCAGTTGCAATCCTCCATCCGGCTCTTCGTTCCCGATTGGGACGAAAACAGTCGTCTGCATAGCGACGGACAAATCGGGCAACAAGGATACCTGCAGCTTTACGGTGACAGTGCGGGACAACCAGCCCCCCACGGTGGTTTGTCCGCCCAACATTATCCTGTCGGCCGGCAAAGACAGTTGCGGAGCAATCGCCATTTATACGACCCCCGTCGCCGTTGACAACTGTCCCGGCGCCTCGGTTCTATGCGTTCCTCCTTCCGGAACTTTCTGCGGAATAGGAGCCAAGCCGGTGGTTTGCATTGCGACCGACGCTTCCGGCAATAAGGACACCTGCAGTTTTACCATTACAGTTAAAGATCTTCTACCGCCCGTATTGGTCTGCCCGCCGAATCAAACGGCGAACGCCAGCCAAGGCCAATGCGCGGCGGTAGTATCCTATCCACCTCCAACCGTGATTGAAAACTGCCCGCCAGCCTCGGTCAACTGCACACCCCCTTCCGGCTCCAGTTTTCCGGTGGGGAATTCGACCGTGGTTTGCATTGCCACGGATAACGCGGGTAACAAGGACACCTGCAGCTTCACGGTGATAGTCAAGGACAATCAGTCACCGATAGTCAGTTGTCCCCCCAATCAAACAACCAACGCCGGAGGCGGCCAGTGCGCCGCGACGGTGCAGTATCCTCTGGCCACCCTTTCGGATAACTGCCCAGGCGGGACGGTTAGCTGTGTCCCGCCCTCCGGCTCATCTTTCCCCGTCGGCACAACGACGGTGGTCTGCATCGGCACGGACGTGTCCGGGAACAAGGACACCTGCAGCTTCACGGTGACCGTGCGGGACAACCAGCCGCCGAGCATCGCCTGTCCGCCGAATCAAACAGTGGGTGCCGGGGCCAACTGCGAAGCCGTGGTCTCATATCCTTCACCCACGGTTTCGGACAACTGTCCGGGGGCAACGGTGAACTGCGCCCCGTCTTCCGGTTCCACATTCCAAGTGGGGACCTCGACGGTCGTCTGCATTGCCACCGATAAAGCGGGCAACAAGGACACCTGCAGTTTCACGGTGACCGTGCGGGATAACCAGCCGCCGCAGATCGCCTGCCCGCCTAATCAAACGGCGAACGCCAACGGCCAGTGCGTGGCGGTGGTTTCGTATCCGCCGCCCACGGCTTCGGACAATTGCCCGGGCTCGGTCACGGTTAATTGCACGCCCCCGTCCGGTTCCAGTTTCCCGGTGGGGAATACGACGGTTCTTTGTATAGCCGCGGATGCTTCCGGCAACAAGGACACCTGCAGCTTCACCATTACCGTGCGTGACAACCAGCCACCGAGCATCGTCTGCCCGCCGAATCAAACGGTAAACGCCGGCGCCAACTGCGTGGCGGTAGTTACCTATCCCGGCCCCACGGTTTCGGACAACTGCCCGGATGTTACATTCAATTGTATTCCTCCTTCCGGTTCTCCATTTCCGGTTGGAACGAACACGGTGGTTTGCATAGCCGTGGATAAATCGGGGAACAAGGACACCTGCAGCTTTACGGTGACTGTGCGGGATAACCAACCGCCGACTGTGATTTGTCCGCCCAATCTGACGTTGGTGGCAATCAAGGATAGCTGCGGGGCGATTCTAACCTATACCATCCCGGGCGCTATCGACAACTGTCCGGGCTCGACCGTAGTCACCTGCGTGCCGCCTCCCGGAACTTTCTGCGGCATAGGAACCAAGCCGGTTATCTGTATTGCCAAGGATTTGGCCGGCAATGCCGATACCTGCAGCTTCACAGTGACTGTGAAGGATATCGTACCGCCGGTGGTGATTTGCCCGCCCAATCAAGCGGTGAATGCCAACGGCCAGTGCGCCGCGGTGGTTACCTATCCGCCTCCCACGGTGATAGAAAACTGCCCGCCGGCCACGGTGAGTTGCACGCCGCCATCCGGTTCCACGTTTCAAGTGGGAATCTCGACGGTGGTCTGCATCGCCACGGATAACGCAGGAAACAAGGATACCTGCAGTTTTACCGTGACGGTTCGGGATAACCAGCCGCCGCAGATTGTCTGCCCGCCCAATCAAACGGTGAGCGCGGAAGCCAACTGCCTGACCGTGGTGACGTATCCACCCCCCACGGTTTCGGACAACTGCCCGGAGGTTATGTTCAATTGCGTTCCCGCCTCTGGTTCCACCTTCCCAACGGGAACCACGACGGTGGTCTGCATAGCAGTCGACAAGTCGGGCAACAAGGACACCTGCAGCTTTACGGTCACTGTCAACGATAACCAGCCGCCGCAGATTGTCTGTCCGCCGAATATTGTTTTGCCGGCGATCAAGGATAGCTGCGGAGCGATTGCGGTTTACACACCGCCGGTCGCCGTGGATAACTGCCCGGCTTCGGTGGAAGTTGACTGCATTCCGCCTCCCGGCTCTTTCTGCGGGATAGGAATAACCACGGTGAAATGTATCGCCAAGGATAAGTCCGGCAATGCTGACACCTGCCAGTTCACCATAACCGTGCAGGATCTCCTGCCGCCCGTGGTGGTCTGCCCGTCCGGCGTCACCTTGCAGGTCGGGAGCGACTGCGGAGCGATCGCCATTTACACCCCCCCCGTCGCAATCGATAACTGCGGGCCGGTTACTGTGGAGTGTACCCCTCCCTCCGGCTCGTTTTGCGGCGTGGGGGTGACTGTAGTCACCTGCACGGCAACCGACAAACATGGCAACAAAACGACCTGCGGGTTCAACATAACGGTTGAGGATGTTACGCCGCCGGTGGTCGTCTGCCCCTCTGGTATTACCGTGCATACAAGCAATAGCGCAGGAGCCATTTGCGTGTACACGCCGCCTGTTGCCACGGACAATTGCCCGCCGGCCACGGTGGAATGCAGCCCTCCATCGGGTACTTTCTGCGGCATCGGAATAACCCTGGTGACCTGCACGGCTACGGACAAGCACGGCAATAAGTCTACCTGCGGGTTTGCCATAACCGTCGTGCTGAACGGCGGCGCGCCGCCCTCACCCGTTATCGACTCGGTCACCCCCAACGCCGGAAAGGTAGATGTGTGCTGGAGCGCAGTTCCGGATAAAGACCTGAAGGAATATCGGGTCTATCGGGATACGACCGATAATTTCGGCACATCGAAACTGATCGGGCATACAGCAGCCACCCAATACAAGGATT